The following DNA comes from Amycolatopsis albispora.
ACATCGCCGCGCTCGTCACCGCGTTCGACGAGCTGCGCGAGCACCGCGGCTCGCCGTCGGTGCTGGTGTGCGACACCCGTATCGGCCGCGGGGTGCCCTTCCTGGAAAAGCGGGAAAAAGCGCACTTCATGCCCGTCGAAGCAGACGAATGGCAACTGGCCCGCGACGCACTGGAGGCTTCCGCGTGACCGCGAAGAAACTGACCACCTCGGCGATGATCGCCTCGTTCGCCGACCCCGGCCAGCGCACCACCAAGGCACCCTTCGGGCACGCGCTGACGCGGCTGGCCGAGCAGCGGCCGGAGATCGTCGGCCTCTCGGCGGATCTGGCCAAGTACACCGACATGCACGTCTTCCGCGACGCGCACCCGGACCGGTTCTTCCAGCTCGGCATGGCGGAACAGGCCATGCTCGGCGCGGCGGCGGGCCTCGCCGAGGTCGGGCTGGTGCCGTTCGCCTCCACCTATTCGGTGTTCGCCACCAGGCGCGCCTACGACTTCCTCTGCCTGGACATCGCCGAACCTGGCCTGAACGTGAACGTGGTCGGCGGCCTGCCCGGGCTGACCACCGGATACGGGCCCAGCCACCAGGCCACCGAGGACCTGGCCATCCTGCGCGGCCTGCCGGGACTGACCATTGTGGACCCGTGTGACTCGGTGGACATCGAGCAGGCCGTGCCCGCGCTGGCCGCCGCACCGGGGCCGACCTACCTGCGGCTGCTGCGCGGTGCCGTGCCGACCGTGCTCGACGAGTACGACTACCGCTTCGAACTCGGGAAAACCGCCGAACTGCGCACGGGCCGCGACGTGCTGATGATCTCCACCGGCCTGATGACCATGCGCGCGCTCACCGCGGCGAAGGAACTGGAAGCCGACCACGTCGACGTCGCCGTGCTGCACGTGCCCACGATCAAGCCCCTTGACCGCGAAGCGATCCTGCGGCACGCGAAGCCCGACCGGCTGGTGGTGACGCTGGAGAACCACACCGTGGTCGGCGGCCTCGCCGAGTCGGTCGCCTCCTGCCTGGCCTTCGCCGGTGCCGGGACGCGGATCGTGCCGGTCGCGCTGCCCGACGAGTTCCTCGCCGCCGGTGCGCTGCCGACGCTGCACGAGCGCTACGGCCTGTCCGTGCCGCAAATCAAATCGACTGTCCTCAAAGAACTGTCCTGATCGGAGTGTCCATGTCTCGTACCGCTGTGATCACCGGCGCCGGGTCCCGCCGCGGGATCGGCCGCGCCACCGCGCACACGCTCGCCGCGGCGGGCTGGGCCGTGGCCGTGCTCGACGTCGACGAGCCCGCCGCGAAGGACGCCGCCGGGGAAATCGCCGCCGCCCACGGGGTTTCCGCGCTGGGCGTGCACTGCGACGTCACGGACGCGGGCAGCGTCGACCGCGCGCTGACGGCCGTGGAAGCCGGACTGCCCGAAGTCGGCGCGCTGGTGAACAACGCCGGGATCACCTCCCCCACCCGCTTTCTCGATGTCACCGACGAGGAATGGGAACGGATCTTCGCGGTCAACGTCCGCGGCAGCTACCTGGTCACCAAGCGCGTCGCACCCGGTATGGCCGACCGCGGTTTCGGCCGGATCGTGAACCTGTCCTCCGTGTCCGCCGAGCGCGGCGGCGGGGTTTTCGGCGGCGTCGCGTATTCGGCGGCGAAGGCGGCCCTGCTCGGCTTTTCCCGTGCGCTGGCAAGGGAACTCGGCCCGCGTGGGATCACCGTGAACTCCGTCGCCCCCGGTCTGGTGGACACCGACATCACCGCGGGCAAGCTCGACCCGGACCGCAAGGCCGCCATGGTCGCCGACATCCCGATGGGCCGCACCGGCACGGTCACCGACGTCGCCGACGTGATCGCGTTCCTGTGCCGTCCGGAGTCGAGCTACCTGACCGGCGTCACCTACGACATCAACGGTGGCTCGCATATCCACTGAAGTGACGCCCACCACAAACTGACCAGATGACCGATCTGGTCAGTACGGTCGATGGCATGAGCGAACGTGGTCGGGTCCTGGTGGTGGGCATGGGCGTCAGCGGGCTCGCGGTGGCGGGCCGGTTGCGCCGGGCCGGCTGGCAGCCGGTGCTCGTGGAGCGGGCACCGGCGCGCCGGTCCGGCGGTTACTTCGTGGCCCTGTTCGGCGCGGGTCAGGCGGCCGCGCGCCGCCTCGGCCTGGCCGAGCACCTGCACGACCGCACGTCGGACCGGCAGGCGCTGGCGCTCGACCGGTCCGGGCGCGCGCGGCCGGGAATGTCACTCTCCGAGCTGCCGACCAAACCGTGGCTGATGTTGCGCGGTGACGTGGAGAAGGCGGCGTACGCGGTGCTTCCGGACGACGTGGAAGTGCGGTATTCGACCGTGCCGACCGCCATCGAGCAGGACGCCGACGGGGTCACCGTCACCCTGGCCGACCTGGTCGCGGGCACCTCGGCGACCGAGCGGTTCGACCTCGTCGTCGGCGCCGACGGGCTGCGTTCCACCGTGCGCTCGCTGGTCTTCGGCCCCCACGAGCGGTACCTGCACCGGCTCGGCTACCTGATCGCCGCGTTCGAATACCCCGGCACCCTCCCCGGACTCGCGCCCGGGCAAGGCGCCACGCTGCTCGAACCACACCGCTCGCTGTGGGTGTTCGCCTTCGCCGACCACCACCCGACGATCCTGCTCAGCTACCGAACCGAAGACGTGGACGCCGAGTTCACCCGGCCACCGGCCGAGAGCGTGCGAGCGGCGTTCGGCCCGCAGCCGCCCGGCAGCCTGCTGTCCGCGGCTTTCGAAGAACTCGAGCGCGCCGACGCGGTGCTGTTCGATTCGGCCGAGCAGGTGCGCCTGGACACCTGGCACCGCGGCCGGGTGGTCCTGCTGGGCGACGCCGCGTGGTGCGTGACGCTCTACGCCGGGATGGGCGTGTCGTCCGGGCTGGCCGGGGCCGACCTGCTGGGCACCATGCTCGAACGGCATCCCGACGACGTCACCGCGGCACTACGCGAGTGGGAACACGGACTGCGCCCGTATCTGGACTACTACCAGGAAAACGCGCCCGCCGACCGCCGGATCTTCGTGGCGGACAACCGGTGGCAGATCCGGCTGCGGCGGGCCATGCCCGTGCTCGGCCGGACCCGGCTCGGGCGGCGACTGGCCGACCGGATCATGCGCGTCGACGATCTGGTGACCTACAAGGGGTCGGATATCGTCGGGGCGGTGCTGGGCGAGGTGCCCTCACCGTTCCCGGAAAGAGCGAGGTATGCCTGAACTGCCCGAGCACGGCTCACCCAAGGCGGCGCGCATTCTCGCCGCCGCCGGTGAACTGCTGCTCAGCCGTGGCTGCAAGGGCTTCACCGTGGCCGACGTCGCGACCCGGGCGCACGTCGGCAAGGGCACCGTCTACCTGTACTGGAAAACCAAGGAAGAGCTGCTGGTCGGCCTGATCGGCCGTGACTTCCTCGGCCTGGCCGACGACGTGACCGCCCGCGTCACCGCCGATCCCGACCTGGCCCGGCCGTCGCGGCTGTGCTCGGACATGCTCCGCGTCGGCGCCGAGCACCCGTTCGTGCGGGCACTGCAACACGGCGACGACGACCTGCTGGGCGTGCTCGCCGAAGACCCGCGCTCGGTCCGGCTGCTCGACACGCTGGGACCCGAAGGCGTCATGCGCGCCATCCTGCCGGTGTGGCGAGCCAACGGCCTGGCCCGCGCCGACTGGCCGCTCGAGGACCAGGTGCTCGCCTTGCAGGCGCTCACCACCGGCTTCATCGCCCTCTCCGCCAACCCCGCGAACCGCCGCTCGCCCGCTGAGCTGGAACGCGTTTTCGCCGAGTCGGTCACCGCCCTGCTGGGCCCGGAACGGGCCACCGCCAGGCAGCTCCAGGCCACCGTCACCGACGGCCTGGCCTATCTCGCCAAGGCACGCGCCACCGCACTGGACCTGATCACCCAGTCCGCCGCGGCCTAGCCCTCCCCCTTTTCCGCGCGCCAAGGCGCCCCGCCGGACACGAATGTGGCTCTTGTGTCCGCCTTCAACGCACCCCCATGGCGCATGATCGACACCTATCTGACACTCTCCTGGCTTGGCATGGCACATCATATGAGCCATAGTGATGCCACAACACAGCCAACCACGAGAGAACGGACATCGGATGACAGCCGAACGGGCCAGGGGGCCGGCGATCCACGTGCGGGGCCTGGAGAAGTCCTACAAAGCGGTGCAGGTGCTGCGCGGCGTCGACTTCGACGTGGCACGCGGCAGCATCTTCGCCCTGCTCGGCTCCAACGGAGCGGGCAAGACCACGGTGGTGAAGATCCTGTCCACGCTGCTCAAGGCCGACGCGGGCAGCGCGAGCGTCCACGGTCACGACGTGGCCGCCCAATCCGCCCAGGTGCGCGAGTCGATCAGCCTGACCGGGCAGTTCGCCGCCGTCGACGACATCCTCACCGGGCGGGAGAACCTGGTGCTGGTCGCCCGGCTGCGCCACCTCAAAGCACCCGGCAAGATCGCCGACGACCTGCTCAAGCGCTTCTCGCTGACCGACGCCGGCGCACGCCGGGTGGCGACCTACTCCGGCGGCATGCGCCGCCGCCTCGACATCGCGATGAGCCTGATCGGCGACCCGCCGATCGTCTTCCTCGACGAACCCACCACCGGACTCGACCCGCAGGCCCGCCTCGAGGTGTGGCAGGCGGTCAAGGAACTCGCCGCGCGGGGCACCACGGTGCTGCTGACCACGCAGTACCTGGACGAGGCCGAGCAGCTCGCCGACCGGATCGCCATCCTGCACCAAGGCCGCATCCTGGTCGACGGCACGCTCGCCGAGCTCAAGCAGCTGCTCCCGCCCGCGAAGGTCGAATACGTCGAAAAGCAGCCCACCCTCGAGGAAGTCTTCCTCTCCCTGGTCGGCGACAACGGCAAGGAAGCATGATGAGCGCTCACTTCTTCGGCGACACCACCGTCCTGCTGGGACGGTCGCTGCGCCACATCACCCGCAGCCTGGACACCATCATCACCACCGCGCTCATGCCGATCGCGATGATGCTGATGTTCGTCTACGTCTTCGGCGGCGCGATCAACACCGGATCCGCCTCCTACGTGAACTACCTGCTGCCCGGCATCCTGCTGATCACCGTGGCCTCCGGCATCTCCTACACCGCGTTCCGCCTGTTCATGGACATGCAGCGCGGGATATTCGAGCGGTTCCAGTCGATGCCGATCGCCCGCTCGTCCGTGCTGTGGGCCCACGTGCTCACCTCGCTGGTGGCCAACCTGATCTCGCTGGTGATCGTGGTGGGCGTCGCGCTGCTGATGGGCTTCCGCTCCAGCGCCGGGATCCTGGACTGGCTGGCGGTGGCGGGCATCCTGCTGCTGTTCACCCTGGCCCTGACCTGGCTCGCCGTCATTCCCGGGCTCACAGCGAAATCCGTGGACGGCGCGAGCGCCTTCTCCTACCCGCTGATCTTCCTGCCGTTCCTCAGCTCGGCGTTCGTGCCCACCACCACCATGCCCGGGCCGGTCCGCGCCTTCGCCGAGCACCAGCCGGTGACCTCCATCGTCAACGCGCTGCGCGCGCTCTACAGCGAGCAGCCCGTCGGCTCCGACCTCTGGGTCGCGCTCGGCTGGTGTGTCGGAATCCTGCTGGTCGCCTACTTCTTCGCCAACCTCACCTACCGTCGCAAAATCTCCTGACGCGTGGTGTCAGTGCGGTGTCAGCTGCGTGTCCGCGGGGTCCGCGAATGTGGTCCCAACAACGCAGCAACACCCACTGACAAGGAGAAACACCGATGACCACGTTCGCGACGCCGCAGCCGATCACCGCCAGCCTGTCCACCGCGGGTGCCCGGGTCCGGGTCACCGCGACCGAGCGGCCGGACACCGTGGTGCTGGTCGAACCGATCGACGGCACCAGCAAGGCGGACGCCAAGGTCGCCGAGCGCACCACGGTCGAGTTCACCGACGGCCTGCTGTCGGTGAAGACCCGCAAGGCGGGCGCCAAGAGCGGTTCGGTGGCCATCACCATCGGCCTGCCGGCCGGGTCCCGGCTGGTCCTGAACACGGCGTGGTCCGACGTGCACGCCGACGGCCAGCTCGGCGACTGCGAACTGGCCCTGGCTTCGGGCCGGGTCAAGCTCGACCGGATCGCCACACTGCGCGGGAACCTCGGGGCCGGGGAGGTCGAGGTCGGGTACATCGCCGGAACCGCCGATCTCGACGGCGGCACGGCCGGGCTGCGGATCGGCGAGCTCGGGGGCACGATGCCGTACCGCGGCTCGAGCGGTGAGGTCTCGATCCGGCACGCGCGGTCCGACGTCGCGCTCACCGGCTCGGGCGGCCGTTTCGACATCGACCACGCCGAGGGTGACGTCCTCGCCAGCACCGGCAACTGCCCGATCCGCATCGGCCGGATGACCGGCGGTCAGGCGGAGCTGACCAACTCCGCCGGCGGCATCGAGGTCGGCATCGGCGAGGGCAGCACCGCACAGGTGGACGCCGAGAGCACCAAGGGCAATGTCCGCGATGAACTGTCCACTTCGGACGCAGTGCCCCAGGTCAAGGTGCACGCCCGCACCCGCCTCGACGACATCGTCATCCACCACGCCCGCTGAAAACGGATTTCCAGAAGGGAAACAGAACCATGGCTGAACAGTTCCGACGCCGGACCCTGCTGGGCGGCGCGGTGGGTGCCGCCGCGCTCACCGGCCTCGCCGCCACCGGTGGCATCGCCTCGGCGGGCAGTGACGAGCAGTGCGTCGAGGAGGGCTGGGGCAAGGTGGCCGACGCCTTCCGCGCGAACTTCACCGAAGGCCACGGCGAAGTCGGTGCCGCGTGCAGCGTCTACGTGGGTGGCAGGCCGGTGGTGGACCTGTGGGACGGCCTCGCCGACCGCGAGGCGAACCGGCCGTGGCGCCGGAACACCATCGCCCAGGTCGCCTCCACCACCAAGGGCGCCACCGCGATCTGCGCCCACCTGCTGGCGCAGCGCGGCCTGCTCGACCTGGACGCGCCGGTGGCCAGGTACTGGCCGGAGTTCGCCGCCGGTGGCAAGGAGAACATCCTGGTGCGCTGGCTGCTCTCGCACCAGGCCGGACTGCCCATTGTGGACGGTCCGCTGACCTTCGAGGAGGCGTGCGCCTGGCATCCGGTCATCCGTGCGCTCGAGGCGCAGAAGCCGTTGTGGCAGCCCGGCACGGAGCACGTCTACCACGCCGTCACCTACGGTTTCCTGGTCGGCGAGGTGGTGCGGCGCATCACCGGCAAGTCGCTCGGCACCTTCTTCGCCGACGAGGTCGCCCGTCCGCTCGGGCTGAGCGCCTGGATCGGGTTGCCGGAACGGCACGAGAAGCGGGTGGCGCGGCTGCACTACACCGCGCCGTTCACCCTGGACGAGTTCATCGCGGGCATGATCAAGGCCACCGGGCTCGACGCGGAAACGGTCACCACCTGGGTCAACGCCATGTGGGCGCCGGGCTCGGTCCAGGCCCGCGCCGGTGAACTCGGTGGCGCGCTGGACAACACGTCGGACTACTTCACCACGCGTGCCTGGCGCGCGGCGGAGTTCCCGGGCGGGAACATGGTCGCCGACGCGCGGTCGCTGGCCAGGATGTACGCGGCCACGGTGAGCCGGGTCGACGGGGTGCGGCTGCTGAAGCCGTCCACGGTCCGGCGGATGACCGAGGTGCAGACCGACCGGACGCCGATGCACGGCCTGCCGCCGGGCCTGAACATCCCGGCGGACCGCTCGTTCTACATGTCGCTCGGCTTCATGCGGGCCGCCCCGCCGATGCCGATGGCCGGGCCGGCGTCGTTCGGCCACCCCGGCTCGGGCGGCTCGATCGCCTTCGCCGACCCGGAAGCCGAGGTGGGCTTCGGGTACACCACGAACCTGTGGAACTTCCGGCCGGACGACCCGCGGGCGGAGAACCTGGCCAGGGCCGTGCGCTCCTGCCTCGGCTGAGGCGGCTTCACCCCGCCTTGCCGGCGACGAGCCGTTCCACCAGGCCCAGCTTGAACCGTTGCCGCTGCTGGATCTCCACCTGCCGGGCCCGCAGGTGGAGCAGCGGCCGACGGGAGAAGTGCTCACCGGCGAGCGGCACGGTGAGCAGTTCCACCAGCCGCTGCCCGATCCGGACGGGCCAGGACGAGCTGGCGACGTGGTCGACCAGGATCAGGCGCCCGCCCGGCTTCAGCACCCGGAGCATCTCGCCGATGGCGGCGTCGGGGTCCGGGATCGCGCACAGCCCGAACGTGCAGACCACGGTGTCGAAGGACTCGGCGCCGAACGGCAGGGCGTGCGCGTCGGCCCGCCGCAGCACCACCTCACGTCCCAGTTCGGCGGCCCGCGTCTCGGCGATCTCCAGCATCCGCTCGCTGAGATCGATGCCGGTGACCACCACGTCGCCGGGGTAGTACGGCAGGTTCAACCCGGTCCCGACGGCAACCTCCAGCACCTCCCCCTCGGCGCGGCCGCAGGCCCATTCGCGTGAGTCGCCGAAGAGCCGCCGGTCCCAGAAGCCCATCTCGCGGTCGTAGTGCGCCGACTTGCGGTTCCAGTACCGGTGCCAGCGGGCCGTCCGTTCCACGTGCCCGACCACACCAGGCGCCGAGCCTCGGCGCAACCCGGCATCCGGGCCCGGCCAGCCAGTAGGGTGACCGGCAGGAGCCGCGACTACGTACGGAGACCACCATGCACGGCTACAGCCAGGACAAGGACGCCTACCTCAAGCGACTCCGGCGCATCGAGGGCCAGGTCCGGGGGCTGCAGCGCATGGTCGAGCAGGACAAGTACTGCATCGACATCCTGACCCAGGTCTCCGCGGTGACCAAGGCGCTGCAGTCGTTCTCACTCGGGCTGCTCGACGAACACCTGGCCACCTGCGTCGTGGACGCCGCAGCCGCCGGCGGCCCCGAAGCCGAAGTCAAACTCCGCGAAGCCTCCGACGCCATCGCCAGGCTCGTCCGCTCATAACGAATCCACACACCCCAACGCCAGCTCCGCCGCAGCCAGCATCGCGGCACGCGTTTCCTCAGCTGACTCACCACGCCCGAGACTGGCCACCGCCGCGGCACTCACCGCACCAGTCACCGCCCCGACCACACTCGCCGCGGTGACCTCGTTGAGCTGCTCCGGGTACGCGCGACGCAGTGCCGCGGCGATCCGGGTCTGCGCGGTGAACAGGGCGTGCAGCACGCGCGCCTGCACCGCGGGCGTGGTCACCACCAGTTGAGCCCGCAGCGCCGCGAGCCCGTTCGGCAGGTCGCCGCCCGCGGTGTTGGCGATCATGCTCGTCACGGCTTCGGCCAGCACCTCGCGCAGCGGCGCGCCGGGCCGCCGTCGCTCGATGACCTCGACGGCCAGCTCGATCCGCGTCTCGCCGTCCGCCAGCAGAACGTCCTCTTTGGACGGGAAGTGCAGGAAGAAGGTGCGCTTGCTGACGTCGGCGGCCTCCGCGATGTCGGCCACGCCCGTCCGGTCGTAACCCCGCTCGGTGAACAGGCGGACGGCCGCCGCCACCAGCGCCTGCCGCGTCACCTGCTTCTTGCGTTCCCGGCGCCCCACTTCTGCCTGCACGAACCGAGCCTAGTGCACCACGACAATCAATGCACTCAGTATATGAGTATACTGAGTGCACCAATTGCCGGAGAGAGGTGCTGTGATGGGCGAGTTGACCGGGCGAACGGTGCTGGTGACCGGGGCCGGACGCGGGATCGGGCGGACGGAGGCGCTGCACCTCGCGGCCGCCGGGGCGAACGTGGTGGTGAACGATCCCGGCGTGGAGATCGACGGCAGCGGTGGCGACCGCGGTGTCGCCGAAGCCGTGGTCGCCGAGATCCGCGCGCGAGGTGGGCGGGCCGTGGCCGACACCGGCAGCGTCGCCGACTGGGCGGACGCGCGGCGCATGGTCGAGCTGGCCGTCGCCGAGTTCGGCGAGCTGCACGCGGTGGTCAACAACGCCACGATCGAGGTCAACAAGGGGCTGGAACGGCTCAGCGAAGCCGAATTCGACAACGTGGTCGCGGTGAAGCTGAAGGGCACCTTCGCGGTGAGCCACTGGGCGGCGGCGCACTGGCGCGCCCGGTTCGACGCCGGTGACCGCACCGACCGCGCCATCGTGAACACCGCGTCCGGCTCCGGGCTGCTCAATCCCCTGCCCACGCAGACGAACTACGCGGCGGCGAACGCCGGCGTCGCGGCCATGACCACCGTGCACGCGCTGGAACTGCGGCGGCTCGGGGTCCGCGTGAACTGCGTCAGCCCGTCGATGGTGCGCACCCGGCTGACCACCCCGGTGCCCGGCATGGACCAGGCGCCGCCGGACGGCGCACCGGATCCGAAGGACCCCGCAGTGGTGGCGCCGCTCGTTGCCTACCTGGTCAGCGACGGGTGCCCGCTGACCGGTCAGGTGCTGTCGGTGCGCGGTGGCACGATCGCGGTCAACCACGGCTGGTCACGCGGCGCGCAGCTCACCTCGGAAAGTCCTGTGTGGACAGTCCCCGAACTCGCGGCAGGCCTGGCCACGCTGGCCTTGGAGGATCCGTTCGACCGCCTGGCCACCGCGCTCGGCGGTGCGCTCGGCGCCCACGGCCGCGAGGAGTTCGAAGCGATGGTCAACGCCGAACTCGAGCGGCACTAAGGCTCACGGCGAACCGCGGTAGCGGGCGGCGATCGCGGCGGCGCGATCGTGCAGCGAGGCGCGCAATTCCTGCGGTGTCAAGGCTTCCGCGTCCGTGCCGAGCTGCCACAGCGCCCACTCGGCGTGCCACAGGTCCTGGAACGTCGCCTCCAGCCGCAGCCAGCCGTCGTCGTCGGGTTCCGCGGCGCGGACGGCGACCGCGGTGCTCAGCAGTTGCTCCCGGCGCGCCGGTTTGACCCGCACCAGCACGGCGATGTGGTCGCTGGACAGGAACTGCGCGCAACGTTCCCGCCAGGCCCGGTCCAGATCGACCTGGTTCGGGCGCTGCGCCGGTTCGGGGAGTTCCTCGGCGGCCAGCACCCGCGACAGCCGGTAGGTGCGATCCGCGCCGCCCCGCGTGGCCAGCAGGTAACCGCGGTCCCGCACGGTGACCAGGCCGATCGGGTCCACCGTGCGCCACCGCGGTGGCTGGCCCGCGGCCGCGTAGTGGATGCGCAGCTTGCGCCCGGCCAGCACGGCGCGCCGGATCTCGAGCATCACCGCGCCGGGCACCTCCTCGACAACCGGGCGGCGCGAAAGGAGGTCGGTCTCCGGCTCGACGAGGAACCGCTGAGCCGCGTCGCTCGCGGTGGACCGATGGCCTTCGGGCAGCGCGTCGACCACCTTGCGCATGGCCGACGCGAGCGCCGAGCCGAGGCCGAACGCCTGCTCACCGCGTCCCGATCCGGCGGTCAGCAGGGCCAGCGCCTCTTCGTGGTTCAGCCCGGTCAGCTCGGTCCGGAACCCGGGCAGCAAGGCGAAACCGCCGTGGCGCCCGCGTTCGGCGTAGACCGGGACACCGGCCGCGGACAGCGCGTCGATGTCGCGCAGCACGGTCCGGGTGGACACCTCCAGCTCGCGGGCCAGCGCGTCCGCGGTCAGGCGGCCGCGTTGCCGCAGCAGGAGCACCAGCGAGACCAGCCGGTCGGCACGCATGCCGGGCACCCTAGCGAATACCCGACAGAGGATGTCGTGATTTGCCGGAAGGCTCCCCGGCATGGTCAACAAGTCGGAATGGAGCTGATGTGGCACTAGAACGAGCGGCGATCAACCCGGTGCCGTGGTCGCTGGAGCTGGGGTTCAACCAGGGTGAGCTGGTCGCCGGGCAGACGCGGACGCTGTACTGCTCCGGGCAGACCGCGATGGACGGCGACGGCAAGCCCCAGCACGAGGGGGATGTGGCCGCGCAGCTGGCGCTGAGCCTGGACAACCTGGAGGCCGTGCTCGGCGGGGCGGGCATGACGCTGGCCAATCTTGTCCGGCTGAACGTCTACACCACCGACGTCGACCAGCTGTTCCCGCACTACGGCGTGCTGGCCGCGCGGCTGGGCGCCGCCGGGGTGTCGCCGACCACCACCATGCTCGGCGTGACCCGGCTCGCCGTGCCGGGTCAGCTGGTCGAACTCGAAGGCACCGCCGTCGCCTGACGGCAGCCTCGCCGCACCGATCAGCTACCGGCTTCGATGAGCTTGGTGGCAAGGGCGTCGATATCGGGTGCGGCGAGGTCCGCCTCCGGTCCGCCGGGGAGCTGCGCCTGGCCCGGCCGCTCGATGAACGCGGTGCGCAGGCCCACCGCGTGGGCACCCGCGATGTCCCATCCGTGGGCGGCGATCATCATCGCGTCCTCGCCGGGATAGGCGTCGAGAACCCGGCGATAGGGCGCGGCGGCTGGTTTGAGCGCGCCCGCCTGCTCGGCCGAGAACACGGCGTCGAAGTGGTCGCGGATGCCCGCGTTGCGCAGTTGCGTCTCAACCACGGACAGGGGCGAATTGCCCAGTGCGACCAGCGTGAACCCGGCGTCGCGCAGCCGGGCGAGCCCGCTCGGCACGTCGGGATGCGCGGGCAGCGAACGCAGCACGGGGCCGAGTTCGGCACGGTGCCGCTCGTCGGCCGCGGCGCCC
Coding sequences within:
- a CDS encoding helix-turn-helix transcriptional regulator, which translates into the protein MRADRLVSLVLLLRQRGRLTADALARELEVSTRTVLRDIDALSAAGVPVYAERGRHGGFALLPGFRTELTGLNHEEALALLTAGSGRGEQAFGLGSALASAMRKVVDALPEGHRSTASDAAQRFLVEPETDLLSRRPVVEEVPGAVMLEIRRAVLAGRKLRIHYAAAGQPPRWRTVDPIGLVTVRDRGYLLATRGGADRTYRLSRVLAAEELPEPAQRPNQVDLDRAWRERCAQFLSSDHIAVLVRVKPARREQLLSTAVAVRAAEPDDDGWLRLEATFQDLWHAEWALWQLGTDAEALTPQELRASLHDRAAAIAARYRGSP
- a CDS encoding RidA family protein; its protein translation is MALERAAINPVPWSLELGFNQGELVAGQTRTLYCSGQTAMDGDGKPQHEGDVAAQLALSLDNLEAVLGGAGMTLANLVRLNVYTTDVDQLFPHYGVLAARLGAAGVSPTTTMLGVTRLAVPGQLVELEGTAVA
- a CDS encoding HAD family hydrolase; translation: MLCVFDVNETLLDLAPLDEVFGSADARRAWFARVIHTALTVTATGGYRDFAAIAGAAADERHRAELGPVLRSLPAHPDVPSGLARLRDAGFTLVALGNSPLSVVETQLRNAGIRDHFDAVFSAEQAGALKPAAAPYRRVLDAYPGEDAMMIAAHGWDIAGAHAVGLRTAFIERPGQAQLPGGPEADLAAPDIDALATKLIEAGS